Genomic window (Vitis riparia cultivar Riparia Gloire de Montpellier isolate 1030 chromosome 4, EGFV_Vit.rip_1.0, whole genome shotgun sequence):
CAAAAGGCCTCatcacaaaaaacaaaaaaaaaaaaaaaaaaacccgaaggaaaggaaaaatggtgCGTCCAAAGCAGCATACAAAGCCATGCAAAGAAACTAATTCTTGTGACGAGTCACGGCATCATTTCTCTAGCCTTAGATGGGAGGAGTGGTGGAGGCAAAATTACCCAACTTATCAGAGAGCTTGGTTCGATCGGGTCAATGACGATAGAATCTCCATCTGATGCATGAACTGCACGTCGTGAACCAAGGGGTTATGGGTTCGGCCTGGTGGAGACCCTGAATAATCCGATGCTAAGCACCCACAGCACATTGTCTGCACCAAAACATATGCCTTTTCAAATGAATAACCCAATTCATCGCCATTGATCGGAATATACATATGCAAATACCAGTCAAATGTATAACCTTTTCGGTGATCATGCTGACGACTCCGCTTCTTCCATCCATGTTTGGTTGGCTGATTACATGGAACACACATGGTGGCTTACATAATTAAATTCTACATGAAAAATATGGACCCATTTGCAAATGGAATTCAAGAAGGGCAAACCTGTGTTTGTTACATCTGAGGGGCTTGAGTATTTCAGATGTGGCGGATCCAAGACGACGAGGCTTGGGGCAGAGGGGAAGCTCATTGTCTCCCAACCCAAGCTTGGTTGTTTCAGACCCAGAATCAACAAGATTGCTTTTCACTGCCAAACGATGCATatctcctttcttttcttttctttttctttctttcttcttttggaaTATTGAATTTTGTCTTCAGCCCCTCTTCTCCAACTGAAGAAGCAGAGAAAAGTCGCAAGTAATATGATTCAACTCTTGGGATTATCCAAGAGGCCTGATCTTTCAAATGGTATTAATGGTAATAGTGATAAAGAAAGTGGAGTTGATTTAAAGCTGAACTATACAAAAATGGAAGAGATAGGATGTAGAAAGAAATTCCTTAGCAGTGGAACCCCATTTGATTCCTTCTGACCCTGTTCGGGAGTGAATAAAAAGAGCATTTTTCTTGGCTGAGAGTGGATATAGGATTGGGTCTTGACTAGTTGGGGTtgattaatttcttaaattttctgtCTCATCTTACCTACAATTTGGTCCAAGTGATTATCACCATTCCATATTGCAtgaatttctctttttctcGTAACTTTTCAGCCACATGCAGTAATAAGCAGTGTGATTAGGAGGTACGTGGTGTGTATGAATGCTGCATTGACCTTCATATTCGCATCATGATCTATATATAAACCACTCATTGGATCTCATAATACTCCTTTTAGATCGTGGGTCATCATAACTAAGAGAAAAGTTGAATTTCCATGCAAGAAGCACGGGTCACGCCGCGTGCAAAAGGCATATTTTGACAGCAAATTAGCGAAAGGCCCTCAAACAGCTCCTTAGAAAATGGAACAAATTAATAGGTTTTCAAAAATGTTACCACCAGGAAGTGAGCCCTTCAAGAAAACCAGCTCCTGGGACTCCAAGGAGATGGAATCTATCCTCTCCGTTGGTGAGTCAGAAGCTAGAAGAGGAAAGATGAATAAATTTTACATTTGGGCTGCAATGGAAGAAACCACATGTAGATAGAAATCAAGGGAATTATGGTTAAGAAACATGGATAAAAACACTAGTCTTTTTTTCCTATGAAATGGTCAATGCTTGTGGAAGGAGAAATTTTTTAGTTGAAGTAAGAGTAAAAGAAGTTCGACTTTGAAGAGGCAAATATTAAGGAAGGGATGACTAGAGCTTTTCAAACCTCTTGTTAAAGCAGGCGTGCTTTATAGCGCGCAATGGGGAATGAGGATTCTAGGAGCCCGAACACTTCCTTCATTGATAAATTCAACAAGAAAAAAGGTCTTCGTTGACAATTTTTCCCAATCAAGGTATGGTATATTTATCAAACTAGGTCAATGCTCCTATAACAATCCATGTCAATGTAAAGAAAAGTGTAAAATTAGCTCGACATATACATATATCGagattctctctttttttaacTAATAGTAGAATCTTATTGGTATGACATATATCAAGGTTTCCTCCACCTCGGTCAACTTTGTGTTCAACGTATATGTTAAAGTCATTTGATCTTTTGTCAAGGTTGAATTTGGCATGTTCACATGTCAAGGAAGTTGACTTATTTATgtcaagaaatttattttattttatgtcaatGATTCTTTGTTTATCTATCAAGGAAATTGGTCTATTTAATGTCAAAGGTTGCATATGGAATATGTTAATAGTTTAACCCAATGCAAAATTGAACTTGCCAAAAGTAATCTTTATCCAACTTGAACCTATTACATAATTGAATCCACAACCAAATCtaaatataaacttttatatCCACAACAAATCCAAAAACCTAAATaccaatatttataaaaaataaataaatatatataaacatgtacCTAAATGCatgtatacaaaataaaaagcTAATTAATAACAATACATGATGAGAAGAACTCATCCATGATCTTGTACTCTCATCAAATATatccaaaacaaaatacataagTACCCAAatatgtaagaaaaataaactagaaataGTGAATGATAAAAAGATATTGCACATGCCATCCAAGCTATTGctagtagaaaaaaaaagttacattaGTTTAAAGTTGTGTttgaaagaataagaaaaaaaattataatatacttaattaaaaaaatgcacCTTAAGATAATATTATCACAAGACAAGGAATAAACATATAGTTCTAAAATCAGCACATTGAACACCAACAAAAATAGTGTAAACCTTTAAGACATGGTAAAAAGATTGTCCAACCCTACAAAAACCGAAGGCAaggaaaatttgaaactaatgaaACGGTTTAGAAAAATAACAACATACAAAGAGAGTCATAACCATTAAGCAGTTGATGTATTGCATCGAGATCAATGTTAAATATGGCCTCAAATGGTTTTTGTTTAAATggagcccttttttttttctaaaatacgAAAATTTCTTCCAATTATTTTCACCCTAACCCACATTAACTATAACCCTAAACTAGACCTAGACCCTAACACTCCCATTATTAGATATTTGAACATTTAAAGAGATCAAACTTATACATTTAGGCTACGTTTGGTTGTCGGAATAGGATAGGAGATGTATATATCCtataatatcatatttcatttatAGGAAATACatattattgaatatatatatcctatgggcatgatattttgtttcaatagagtgattgatgttcaTATGAATCTCctcttaaaagaatttaaaaatacaaaaataaaaataaaaaatgaaaacatttggATCCCATTAACATAGAATAAGTTATTGATGCCTATTGCACACAAAAAtcacttttggttttttttcttcaaacaaaGATTCATAACTCACTCATTTTCCAACCTATCCTTTGTTTGACATTTATGAAAACCCAAGGAAcataaaagaaaagggaattCAAAACCACACATTTAACCATTCTCTTTGtttctaaaactttttaaaaataaaatccaccTCAACCAAGCCAAATAATTTTGCTTGCCACAATCAAATAAAGATTACATCTTCAAAAGGTTCCAAGACACTAGTATTGTAGGGATGAATTATTTTCAGAATACTACATTTAGTATCCTATAGACTTCATGTTTTCTAATTAGCTATTACCatcctaattttttgtttccattttagTTGGTATGTGTTTGACTTAGGATACTATATATTGTATATTAGTTTGTTTCTATAGCTAGTATAAACTTGTAGCTTTTTTATTCAAGATGTCATAGATCCATGTTTCCATGTAAGTGAGCAATCTAATGGGGATATTGTACAGATGAAGGGATGAGAACATATGGACCAAGCCACAATTCTATAGTGGAATTATACCTATATATTCAAGCAAATATTATTCACCTTTTATCAATTATACTGGAATGAATAAAGTACCCCCAGTACATTGAACTTCAAGTACATTCCTATTCTTTGGTTCGTGTTTCTTACATTCTCCTTTTTGTAGTTCCTCCGTATTAAGAATTCAGGGCTTGCTAATCTTTACTGTGAGTGTTGTAACTTCCTCTCACTCACCTTCCAATGGCCACTTTTCAAGATTCCCAAAAGTTAAATAACTTACACTTCTAGTACTGTTTTGGATTTGTTGGGGTTGCTAGGAAAATTATACCTCATGGGTCTGTTTTGGATTTAAAGCTAAGCTCTTACGGAAAAAAGTTGACCATCTAGTACTTGTAGAGGAATATTTATTCAAGAGTTCACAATAAAGCATGGATTGCACCACCCAAAGGGTTTAGATAAGAACTCACAAGAGTCACAACCAACCCAGTAATGGTCATTGCTAATATCCCACCCACCAAATCAAGGGGATCTTTCCAATGAGTTCCTTAGCAACTAGTATGACAAATGAGTGTCTCCGCTTCCTTCTACCATAGACCTCCTTGTTTTCCGTGAAACACACTCCCATCTTGTTTTTCACCACACTTCTATAACATgataaagaataaagaataaagaaaaagaaaaagaagaagaaataaggTAGAAGTTGAGAGCTTCCATTGGGAGATAAGAAATAAGGTAGAAGCTAGAAAAGACTTacgaaaaaaaaacactatgctCTGAACTACATATGATACAATGGCTTTTTTTTCACTCTTACCCAAACCCTAACCCAGCCATAATCATGAACCCAACAATAACCCTAACCCTAAGTGCCCAAGATTGAATAGAAAATgtcaaacaacaaaattaaaaattgtctcTAGCATTTTGCAGAAACTAAATGAAATCACAAACCCTAACATTAATCATGACACAAAACCTAAACTCAAATATTCCATGAAAGCGAATGGAAGACTCCCCTTGATCTTTGTTCTTTGAAGATCATTGCCGATAAAAGATGTTCGAAATCACCATTGACCGGTAATGGTGAAACTGTCGTCGGCAACAAAATGCTCTCTAGAGGTGGCTGTCGGATTTTGGGTGAAGTAGAATGAAACTAGGAGAGTGATCCTTTTATATTTCAAGCAGCCTTGACAGATGACTAAATGGAATACCTTGACTTCATATTCTAAGTGAAGCTAGTTTCCGCAATAACACCTACGTTGACATATGCTTTTGTAACTCTACCTTGACTTGTTAGTTTTTGTCAAGGTAAACCTGTCACATGTCAACATTATTTTCTGTAGATTCAACAAATGTCAATGTTGAATgcattaaatttatataagtCGGATAAAATAGCATGTGATAACATATAAAACTTTATGTCAAGGAATCATGTCAAAGTAGGCCTTTTTTcttacaatgtttttttttttcctctataaaatgGCTAATGCCTGTGGAAGGAGAAATTTTTTAGTTGAAGTAAGAGCAAAAGAAGTTCGCTTTCAGGAGGCAGATATTAAGGAAGGGGTGACTAGAGCTTTTCAAAGCCTCTTATTCGAAGTAAGCGTGTTTTGTAGCAATAAGGAATGAGGATGTTGGGAGCCTAGGCCTTACCTTACTTGTGCAGATATAAAGTCCTAGAGCCAGATGTTTTCACCATGGTGTTCTGTTAACTATGTTGGGATTTTGTTAAATTGTAAGGGATTGGAGACCTAACATTAATGGATTGAGTTTTGTGGTAATGGGGAATGAGGATGCTAggaggtggtgtttgtttttttttgctttttgctgaaaaccatttagttttagaatttatgttgtttttttttactttttcatgacttattataaactttttactaaatagaaaaaaccaaaatatgtggctttttctaaataaaaaaaacaacacaatggtttattttactttttaatacttaatagaaataaaatactacaaaaacaaacaacctaatatttaatactattaagtattaaggttctatttggaattaagtaaaaaaacaaacactagaCTCCTTTGACTACGGAGGGGGCTACCTTGTCCTATTTGTGTAGGGATAAAGCCCCAGGGCCAAATGGATTCACCATTGTTTTGGTAACTATGTTTGGATTTTGTTAAATTAGAGATGATAGGTTTATTCAAGaaatttctttataatagtttttcAAGATAAGTTTAATAGTCATGATTCCCAAGAAAGATAAAGTAGAGCACTTGAAAGATGGATGGTGTGGAGACTTACCTTTGGAAGAGgcctttccatcattttttttactatagCCACCACTAGAGATTCATAAGTTGCAAACATATGGGACTAAGTTAGGGAAAGAGATTAGTGGAGGCATCACTTTTCAACATAGTTTCACAATTGGGAGCTTGAAGGAGTgatgacatttttatttttcaaaaactacaAACTGGTTTAGTTAGgagtaaggatgaaaatattggtaatcatggatatatcagtacttcaattttatggatatatcggagatatatcgacggatattttgacacaaaatatcgatagacaaaaaaaatcatcaaaacttataaaaatgtaagaaaaaactcttaaaaataaaattagaagtataataaatattttaaagttgttttgttgaaaaaattaatatatgtatgatatgatttgcgatattaaatttaattatatagtgtCGACTGataaaaaatgtgaattttgtaaatgtaaactcattatgaagttaaattattacaaataaactaattaaatatattactatattaagttaatttacttacctctatagaaaatatattaagtaattgtaaaaatatattaatttaaattcaatgttatactaatttaaaaatgtattaagttaatttattctcaatatactattatta
Coding sequences:
- the LOC117913667 gene encoding uncharacterized protein LOC117913667, which translates into the protein MHRLAVKSNLVDSGSETTKLGLGDNELPLCPKPRRLGSATSEILKPLRCNKHSQPNMDGRSGVVSMITEKTMCCGCLASDYSGSPPGRTHNPLVHDVQFMHQMEILSSLTRSNQAL